The sequence GTCGCGTGCGACGCGGCGTGAATCAGGCTGCCGAGGAACCCGTCGGCGCCGCCGCCGGGCACGTGGATGACCCGCGGCAGGGCGGCGATCAGCGGATTGAAGGGCGCCACGTCGCAGCCGAGAAAGCCGCAGAGGATCCGCGTCGTGCCGGCGGCCCCGCCTCGAAAGTCGATGCGGAAGGGCAGCGAGCGTCCGCACGCGACCTCGTCGAAGGCGGCGAGGCTCGGCTTCGCGTCGAGTGCCGGATCGCTCGCCAGCACGTGCGTGTCGCCATGGGGAAACACGACCACGCTTCCGGCGGCGAGCGCGATCGGCGGGCCGTCGGGATTCGTCAGCCGGGTCCAGAAGGTCCCCTCGACGATGACGTGGTACTCGATGACGTGCCGCGCGTCCGAGACGACGGTCGGCGCGATGCTCTCCTTCGGCGGCGCGGCCGCGACCCAGGGCGCCGTCGCGTCCACCTCGAAGAAGCGCGCGCCGGACAGGCGCACGCTGCAAAGCATCTCCGACAGGAAGTCGTGGTCGCTCACGTCCCGTCCTCCCTCGCGTCCGTCGGCGAAGGCCGACACGAGAGCTTTCCGTTCGGAAACGACCCATGCCGGTCGCGTAGTAGCACGCTTTCGCCGCCTCCGGCACGTTCCTCGTTTCCCCTGCCCCGTCAGCGACTTCAGCTCGCGACGCACGGGCGCCCCCGCCGCGTCCGCCGCGGGGGCGCGTGCCGGACGATCGCTCCGGTCGGCGGTCCCGCCCGCCCTCGGTGGGCGAGCGCCGCGGCCCGGGCGCGGACCATCATGCGGCCGGCTCCCTCCGGCAGGTCGAGCCGGTCGTAGACGAGAGCGAGCTCGCCGTAGGCGGGCTTCGCCTCGGGGCTCGCCTGCCGGCGGTGCTGGAGGATGCGCTGCGCGGCCCCGAGCCGGCCGGTCCGGATCAGCGCGTCGAGCCGGATCTCGTCGAAGAGGTCGCGCTGGGCATGGCTCCCGCCGATCTCGGCAAGCCGCGTGGTCGTCTTTGCCGAGGGCGAGTTGCCGGGCGCCTGGCGCGCGCAGCGACACAACCGAAGCGCCAAGGCCGACGCTGGCGCGCTTTAGAGCAGATTCTCACCACTCGGGTTCATATCCTGCTGCGGTGAAGAAGTTCGCGCATTCCTCTGGCGGGAAGGCTTCGATGGCGTCGGCGACGGCGCTCCAGAGGGCGTCGCGCGTCCGGGCGGCGACCTTCCTGAGCAGGGCCTTCAGCTTGGCGAAGGCGTTCTCGATGGGGTTGAAGTCCGGGCTGTAGGGCGGCAGGAAGCGCAGCTCGGCTCCGGCCGCCTCGATGGCCTCGCGCACGGCGGGGGTCTTGTGGCTGGCGAGGTTGTCCATGATCACCACGTCGCCGGGGCTCAGCGTCGGAACCAGGACCTGCTGGACGTAGGCGAGGAAGCTCGCCGCGTTGATCGCGCCGTCGATCAGCATCGGCGCGTCGATCCCGCCGATCCTGAGCCCGGCCACGAAGGTCGTGGTGCGCCAATGGCCGTGAGGGATGCCGGCGCGCAGGCGCTCGCCTTCGGGGGCGCGGCCCCGCAACCGCGCCATCTTGGTGTTGAGCCAGGTCTCGTCGATGAAGATCAGCCGCTGCGGGTCGAGCTCGGGCTGCTCCTCGAACCAGGCCTCGCGGGCCGCGGCGACGTCGGCGCGGTCCTGCTCGCTGGCGTGGCCGGACTTTTTTTGAACGTCAGGCCGTGGCGGCCGAAGAAGCGGTGCACCGTCGAGGGCGCGAAGCGCTCGCCGTGCTCGCGCTCGAGCCGCTCGGCGATCTCGACGAGGGTGAGATCCGGCGCCTCCTCCACCATCGCGAGGATGACCGGGCCGAGCGCCTCGATCCGCCCGGACCGCGTGTCGCCGCCTTGCGCCCGCGGCGCGACCGAGCCCGTCTCGCGCCGAAGGTTGAACCACTTCACCGCCGCGGACGGCGCGATCCCGAAGCGGTCCGCCGCGGCCCGGCGGCTCATGCCGGCATCGACCGCAGCGAGGACGCGCTGCCTCAGATCCATCGAGAGGGGCTTCGTCATGGCGGCTGGCCTCCTCCGCCAGCCTCTACCGTGAATCACGAACTGGCCTCGAAGGGAATCCCCCGCGCGATTCCATCAGGAAGCGATCTGCTCTAGCGGACATGGACGCGGGATCGCACGACGAGCAGGTTTTCGCCGTGCGCCGCCTGGGCGAAGACGACGTAGCGCCCCGGCTCGGGGAAGGTCAGGCGCGCCTGGATCTCCGGGCCGAAGGACTTCGCGCTCGCGCCATGGCTGCCGGCATGGCCATGCTCGTCGTGGCGCCCGGCTTCGTGCCCGTGGCCGTGGACGCTGCCGGCGGCGTCCGGGACCTCGCCGTGCTCGTGCATGAAGCGGCTCAGGTCCTCCGCGACCAGCGCGAGGTGCAGAGGGGCATCGAGAAAGGTTCGCAGGGCCGTCAGGGGCGCGCCGTCGCGCTCGAAGCGCCAGGAGAACACCGTCGGCTCGCCGGCCCCGACGAGCTCGGGGCCGGTCACCGAGACCGCGTAGCCGTCGCGTCTCGCCGTGTCGTCGAGCGCGACCACGCCCGTGTAAGCGTCGCCGCCCTGCGCCTCGACGACCGCGAGGCGCGGCTCGTCGGCGTCGGTGCGGCTGCGGCCGCGGCTTTCGCCTTCGACGTCGACGACGAAGGTCTCGCCATGAGGTCCCTCATCGGTCGCGACGTCGACCGCGACGAGGTAGCGACCGCCATGCGGAAAGGCGAAGCGCAGCCGCGCCGTGCCGTCATCCAAGACAGCGGCGCCCGCGGGAGCGACGTCTTCGGGAACGAAGTCCTCGGGATGGATGTGGCCGAAGGTCGCCATGTCCGCGCCGACGATCACGACATGAGCCTTGCGGGCGTGATGGGTCAGGAGGTCGAGCGGCCGCCGCTCGGGGTCGGTGATCTCGAGCGCCAGCGTCGCCGGACGCCCGGCCTGCGCCGGGTCCGGCTCGATCGCCAGTCCGATCCGGGCCGGAGCCGCGCCGGTCTCGGCCGCCGCGAGTGGTGGCGATCCCGCCAGAATCGTGCCCGCCACGAGGCTCAGGGCCGATGCGATCGTCCTGCTCGAGGTCATCTCGTCTCTCCCGCTCGCGCGGCGGCGCCGGTCGCCCGGCGCCGCCCTTCGCCTCAATGGCTGTGCGAATCCTCGGCCTCCGGCGTCAGCACGATCGTGTTCACCGTCAGGCCGGCGTTCTTGAACGTGTCGATGCTGTCGATCGTCTCGCCGGTCTCGAGGTCGACGACCGAGATCGAGCCGTCGTTCATGCCCTCGATGTTGAGCAGGCTGTTCTGCACGTAGGCGCGGCTCTTGTCGGGCGAGAACACCAGGTGGTGGGCGCCGCCGGCGGTTTGCGTCGCCCAGAGATGCTTCGGGGCCCGCGGGTCGCTGATGTCGAAGGCGTTCAGGTGCCCGGGATTGGCCGAGGTCACGTAGGCGCGGTCGCCGTCCTCGTCGAAATAGACCTCGAGCGTCATGCCCTGGCCCAGCTCGTCGAAGCGGAACGCCTCGCGGAACGCGAACGCCTCGGCGTCGGGCTGCCACTCGGCGAGCCAGAGGCTGCCCTCCATGTTGGCGATGTAGACGAGCGGCGGCTCGACGCCCGGCACGAAGAAGGCCTCCACCGGCCCAGAGGCCGACGGGCCGCTCGAGACCTTGTGCGTCGACAGGATCTCGCCGGTGCTGGGCTTCAGCACGACGATCTCCTCGCCCCACTCCGTCGGGTCGGCGGGGTTCGCGGTGCTGGTCACGAGCTGCCGGTCGATGGCGTCGTTCGTCGCGATGCCGTGCGGCCAGGGCGCGGGCATGGGGATGGCCTCCAGCACCTCGTCGGTCTCGGCGTCGCCGACGATCACGACCGACGAGCCCATGCAGGTGAGGTACCACTTGTCCTGCGCCTGCGAGAAGGAGACGTCCTCGCCGACCTCGCAGTCCGGCACCGCGACGGACGTCGCGCGGTACGGAAAGGCGCTCACGTCGAAGACGCGCAGCTCGGGCGTGGCGAGCGAGGTGACGTAGGCCTTGTCCCGCTCGGGATTGTAGAAGATGTGGTGCGAGTGGAACTCCGGCGGCAGCGGGATCTGCGCCAGGATCTGCCCGTAGTCCGCCGAGGCCGGGTCGAGCTCGACGAAGGCGATCCCGTCCTGGCGGTTCGTCTGGTCGGCGCCCTTGGTCTCGTAGAGCACGAGGGCCGTCTGCTCGGCGGACGCCGCGCCGGCGCAGAGGGCGAGGCCGCTCGCCGCGGCGAGAAAGGTCGAGAGGGTGCGTGTCATGTCCGGGGTCTCCCTGTGGGACGAGCCGGCGGCGTCTCCTGACGCCTCCTCGTCGGCTCGCTGTGGGCAAAGGCCTACGCCTCGACCGCCGCTGCCGGAATGATCGCCAGTCCCGGATACATGACGCACCGTCCGGAGTCGGCCCGAAGCCGCCGCCGGTCCGTCGGCATCACCCGACGAGGCGCAGCCGGCGCCCGCCGGTGAGGGCGTCGACGCGCTCGAGGATCGCCGCCGCATCGATCTCGTGCTCGCGATAAAGGTCGCCGATCGTGCCGGTCTGCCCGAAGCGCTCGACGCCGAGCGGAATCGTGCGCAAGCCCGTCGCGGCGCCGAGCCAGGACAAGGTTGCGGGATGGCCGTCAATCACGGTGACGAGGCTGCAATGGGCCGGCAGCCCTGCGAAGAGCCGCTCCAGGTGGCTGGTCGCCAGGACGCCGCGTCGGGCGCGCGCGCGCTGAGCGGCGGTCCAGCCGGCATGCAGACGGTCCGCGGAGGTGACGGCGAGAACGCCGACGTCCCGGCGCGCATCGGCGATCAGCCCGGCCGCGCGGATCGCCTCGGGGGCGACCACGCCCTGGTAGGCGATCACGACCTCGCAATTCGGCCCCGGCGGGCGCAGCCAATAGGCGCCATCCACGACCCCCTGGCGAAAGCCGTCGTCCGGTCGCCGGGCGGGCTGCTCGACCGGGTTGGTGGACAGGCGGAGGTAGACCGATCCGCCGGCATCGTCGCCGAGCCAGGTATGCGGATCCGGCTCCCCCGCGCCCTCGCGCTGGAGGTGGTCGAAGGCCCATTCCATGACGATGGCGAGCTCGTCGGCGAAGGCGGGCTCGAAGGCGGTGAGGCCCGCCTGGCTCATCCCGATCAGCGGCGAGCCGATGGACTGGTGCGCCCCGCCCTCGGGCGCGAGGGTCACGCCCGAGGGCGTGCCGACGATCAGGAAGCGGGCGTCCTGGTAGCAGGCGTAGTTCAACGCATCGAGGCCGCGCGCCACGAAGGGGTCGTACACCGTCCCGATCGGGATCAGCCGGCGGCCGAACAGCGAATGCGACAGGCCCGCCGCCGCGAGCAGCAGGAAAAGGTTCATCTCGGCGATGCCGAGCTCGACGTGCTGGCCCTCCGGGGCGAAATCCCACTTCGCCGTCGACGGGATCTTCTGCGCCCGGAACACGTCCTCGCACGCGGTGCGGGCGAAGAGCTTGCGGCGATTCACCCAGGGCCCGAGGCTCGTCGTCCCGGTCACGTCGGGTGAGGTGGTGAGGATGCGCTCGGCGAGGGGGCCGTCCCCCTTGGCGAGGGAGTCGAGGATCTTGCCGAAGGCGGTCTGCGTCGAGATCTCGCGATCGGTCGGCGCAGGGATGGCCGGAACCGGCGCCGGCGCGTCGGCGAGGCGCCGCGGCCCAGCGGCGAAGAACGGCGTGCGCGCGATGAAGTCCCGCAGCCCGTCGACGTCCTCGACCGCGGCGAAGGGCTCCCATTCCGCGCCCTCGGGCACGCCCATGTGGGTGCGCCAGGCGGCCATCTGGGCCGTCGTCATCAGGCCGCCGTGATTGTCCTTGTGCCCGGCGATGGGCGTGCCCCAGCCCTTGATGGTGTAGGCGAGGAAGCAGGTCGGCCGGTCGTGGTCGATCGCCGCGAAGGCCTCCGCCATGGTCTCCACGCAATTGCCGCCGAGATTCTCCATGAGCGCCGCGAGGTCGGCGTCGCTGCGCCGCGCGATCAGGTCGGCGACGGGGCCGGCCGCGCCGAGATCCCGCGTCAGCCGCTCGCGCCAGACCGCCCCGCCCATGAAGGTCAGCGCCGAATAGAGCTGGTTGGGACAGCCGTCGATCCAGGCGCGCAGGGCCTCGCCGCCGGGCTCCGCGAACGCAGCGCGCTGGAGAGCGCCGTACTTCACCCGCACCACCTCCCAGCCGAAGGCCTCGAAGGTGCGCTCGATGCGCTGCCAAAGGCCCTCGTGGACGACGCCGTCGAGCGACTGACGGTTATAGTCGACGATCCACCAACAATTCCGCAGGCCGTGCTTCCAGCCCTCCTGGAGGCATTCGTAGACGTTCCCCTCGTCGAGTTCGGCGTCGCCCATCAGCGCCACCATGCGGCCCTCCGGTACGTCCCGCCCCCACCCCTTGCAGCGCAGGTAGTCCTGGATCAGGGAGGCGAAGGAGGTGATCGCGACGCCGAGCCCGACAGAGCCCGTCGAGAAATCGACGTCGTCGACG comes from Salinarimonas sp. and encodes:
- a CDS encoding IS630 family transposase (programmed frameshift); translated protein: MTKPLSMDLRQRVLAAVDAGMSRRAAADRFGIAPSAAVKWFNLRRETGSVAPRAQGGDTRSGRIEALGPVILAMVEEAPDLTLVEIAERLEREHGERFAPSTVHRFFGRHGLTFKKKSGHASEQDRADVAAAREAWFEEQPELDPQRLIFIDETWLNTKMARLRGRAPEGERLRAGIPHGHWRTTTFVAGLRIGGIDAPMLIDGAINAASFLAYVQQVLVPTLSPGDVVIMDNLASHKTPAVREAIEAAGAELRFLPPYSPDFNPIENAFAKLKALLRKVAARTRDALWSAVADAIEAFPPEECANFFTAAGYEPEW
- a CDS encoding transketolase, producing MTTSHLKTVEQRLLWLSHWMIHNANHVRPKVDGIKVGGHQASSASMVSIVTALYFSALRPEDRVAVKPHAAPVFHAMHYLAGRLSREKLEAFRGFGGAQAYPSRTKDVDDVDFSTGSVGLGVAITSFASLIQDYLRCKGWGRDVPEGRMVALMGDAELDEGNVYECLQEGWKHGLRNCWWIVDYNRQSLDGVVHEGLWQRIERTFEAFGWEVVRVKYGALQRAAFAEPGGEALRAWIDGCPNQLYSALTFMGGAVWRERLTRDLGAAGPVADLIARRSDADLAALMENLGGNCVETMAEAFAAIDHDRPTCFLAYTIKGWGTPIAGHKDNHGGLMTTAQMAAWRTHMGVPEGAEWEPFAAVEDVDGLRDFIARTPFFAAGPRRLADAPAPVPAIPAPTDREISTQTAFGKILDSLAKGDGPLAERILTTSPDVTGTTSLGPWVNRRKLFARTACEDVFRAQKIPSTAKWDFAPEGQHVELGIAEMNLFLLLAAAGLSHSLFGRRLIPIGTVYDPFVARGLDALNYACYQDARFLIVGTPSGVTLAPEGGAHQSIGSPLIGMSQAGLTAFEPAFADELAIVMEWAFDHLQREGAGEPDPHTWLGDDAGGSVYLRLSTNPVEQPARRPDDGFRQGVVDGAYWLRPPGPNCEVVIAYQGVVAPEAIRAAGLIADARRDVGVLAVTSADRLHAGWTAAQRARARRGVLATSHLERLFAGLPAHCSLVTVIDGHPATLSWLGAATGLRTIPLGVERFGQTGTIGDLYREHEIDAAAILERVDALTGGRRLRLVG
- a CDS encoding AraC family transcriptional regulator encodes the protein MRRELKSLTGQGKRGTCRRRRKRATTRPAWVVSERKALVSAFADGREGGRDVSDHDFLSEMLCSVRLSGARFFEVDATAPWVAAAPPKESIAPTVVSDARHVIEYHVIVEGTFWTRLTNPDGPPIALAAGSVVVFPHGDTHVLASDPALDAKPSLAAFDEVACGRSLPFRIDFRGGAAGTTRILCGFLGCDVAPFNPLIAALPRVIHVPGGGADGFLGSLIHAASHATDAKSAGSDGVLVKLSELIFIEVVRRYAASMPASADGWLAGLRDPAVGRALRLLHRDCARDWTVAELAREVGLSRTVLAERFSALLGMPPMAYLAAWRMQRAASLVGEGAATLAQIANEVGYESEASFSRAFKRATGLAPAYWRQAGRQELRQDRRQT